AACCACGACCGCAAACCAGCAAGCCGCGCCCGCTTCCCCGGGCCCCTTGAAGCGCATCATCCTGATCGTGCTCATCGCGATCATTGCCGCGGGCGCAGCCGGCGCGGGGGTGTGGTTCTTCATGTCCAAGCGCGCCCCCGCAGCCGGGTCGGCGGAAACCGCCAGCGCGCCGGCGCCGCTCGCCGCGCCGCTGTTCTTCCCGCTCGAATCGATGACCGTCAACCTGCAATCGGACGACGGCCAGCCGCACTTCCTGCGCATCGGCCTGACGCTCAAACTCACCGACGCGAAGACCCAGCAGGAACTCACCGAACACATGCCCGAAGTGCGCAGCCGCATCCTGCTCGCATTGTCGAACAAGCACCCTGAAGAACTCGCGCCGCTCGAAGGCAAGCGCGCGCTCGCCACGGAACTTCAGACGCTGATCGAACAGCCGACCGACAAGGGTGCCGCGCCGATCCATGTCCAGGACGTGCTGTTCACCGAATTCGTCGTGCAGTGACGCCGGTCGTGACGTTAATCAGCGCTGCCATCATCAACCGCCACGGGATGCACGAGGAATAAGGAATGGGCCACGAAGAGTTCATGTCCCAGGAGGAGGTCGATGCCCTCCTCAAGGGCGTAACCGGCGAAACCGACTCGGAAGCCGAGCAAAGCGACCGTGCGGGCGTACGGCCCTACAACATCGCGACGCAGGAACGCATTGTCCGCGGCCGGATGCCCGGCCTCGAAATTATCAACGACCGTTTCGCGCGTCTGTTGCGCGTCGGTATCTTCAACTTCATGCGGCGCTCGGCGGAAATCTCCGTCGGTCCGGTGAAGGTGCAGAAGTACAGCGAATTCACCCGCAACCTGCCGATCCCGACCAATCTGAACCTGGTCCACGTGAAGCCGTTACGCGGCACGTCGCTGTTCGTGTTCGATCCGAACCTGGTGTTCTTCGTGGTCGACAACCTGTTCGGCGGCGACGGGCGTTTCCATACTCGCGTCGAAGGGCGCGACTTCACGCAGACCGAGCAGCGCATCATCAACAAGCTGCTCAACCTGGTGTTCGACAACTACACGGCGTCG
This genomic stretch from Paraburkholderia dioscoreae harbors:
- the fliL gene encoding flagellar basal body-associated protein FliL, translating into MATTTANQQAAPASPGPLKRIILIVLIAIIAAGAAGAGVWFFMSKRAPAAGSAETASAPAPLAAPLFFPLESMTVNLQSDDGQPHFLRIGLTLKLTDAKTQQELTEHMPEVRSRILLALSNKHPEELAPLEGKRALATELQTLIEQPTDKGAAPIHVQDVLFTEFVVQ
- the fliM gene encoding flagellar motor switch protein FliM; its protein translation is MGHEEFMSQEEVDALLKGVTGETDSEAEQSDRAGVRPYNIATQERIVRGRMPGLEIINDRFARLLRVGIFNFMRRSAEISVGPVKVQKYSEFTRNLPIPTNLNLVHVKPLRGTSLFVFDPNLVFFVVDNLFGGDGRFHTRVEGRDFTQTEQRIINKLLNLVFDNYTASWKSVRPLQFEYVRSEMHTQFANVATPNEIVIVTQFSIEFGTTGGTLHICMPYSMIEPIRDILSSPIQGEALEVDRRWVRVLSQQVQAAEVELTADLAKVPVTFEQILNMRKGDVLPINIPEHITAKVDGVPVMECGYGIFNGQYALRVQKMISAADTMKEGGYE